One part of the Paraburkholderia flagellata genome encodes these proteins:
- a CDS encoding 4'-phosphopantetheinyl transferase family protein: MSASPLTPPSVQEVHVWQWDLDVCGSEFDWYWEMLSAQEHERASNFRFERHRRRYVTGRGKLRQILGRYLALPPKALALEYGPEGKPFCTSQPAGWTICFNLSHSENTAALAISSGFEVGIDVEHIRPIEESMPLQVFSAREHEQFDALPPADRQAVFFETWARKEACLKALGTGFILPPEHFEFDLSVHGDTTPRFVGGAAQEASHWRIRALSPSPTCAGAVAARHTGWSVIEMN; encoded by the coding sequence ATGTCCGCGTCGCCGCTCACACCGCCCTCCGTGCAAGAAGTCCATGTCTGGCAGTGGGACCTCGATGTTTGCGGTAGTGAATTTGATTGGTACTGGGAAATGCTTTCCGCGCAAGAGCATGAGCGCGCCAGCAACTTTCGCTTCGAGCGGCATCGCCGCCGCTATGTGACCGGGCGAGGAAAACTCAGACAGATCCTTGGCCGCTATCTCGCTCTCCCCCCGAAGGCACTCGCACTTGAGTATGGTCCCGAAGGCAAGCCGTTTTGCACGAGCCAACCCGCCGGATGGACGATCTGCTTCAACCTGAGCCACAGCGAGAATACGGCGGCTCTCGCCATTTCGAGCGGTTTCGAGGTGGGCATCGACGTAGAACATATCCGCCCGATCGAGGAGAGCATGCCGCTCCAGGTCTTCTCCGCACGGGAGCATGAACAATTCGACGCGCTCCCGCCCGCAGATCGGCAAGCGGTCTTCTTTGAAACCTGGGCGCGCAAGGAGGCCTGCCTGAAGGCGCTAGGCACCGGCTTCATCCTGCCGCCGGAGCACTTCGAGTTCGATCTTTCCGTTCACGGCGACACGACACCCCGCTTCGTCGGCGGCGCGGCGCAGGAAGCCTCGCATTGGCGCATTCGCGCGCTGTCACCGAGTCCGACCTGCGCAGGAGCGGTAGCGGCCCGCCACACTGGCTGGTCGGTCATCGAAATGAACTGA
- a CDS encoding glycosyltransferase family 2 protein produces the protein MRSDFDNVYNVSVIIPHYNSVDLLWVAIESISSQTVVPREIIVIDDASGLHFELPNRCGDDIALRLIRESENHGAAWCRNKGIEEATGDLIAFLDSDDRWLPDKLERCIAAFGPKPAGNEAKVLFSNVTLTDGSQRILGNLSPYDGQPMLDFILLEGGYIQTSSIMMWRHQYPLISFDGSLRRHQDWDFAIRAEMAGCVFVYLHDALVEYALGESPARISKATSCEPSLVFFEKYSRLMSRGHVSSFIFNVLIYKKMSIALRFAIIERILLREVEIPRKDWASLFVRLVVGRGGVNLMKQLRRIIPGRDYST, from the coding sequence ATGCGGAGTGATTTTGACAATGTCTATAACGTTAGTGTGATAATTCCACACTACAATAGCGTTGATTTGCTTTGGGTGGCCATAGAATCAATTTCCAGCCAAACCGTTGTTCCGCGGGAAATCATCGTCATAGATGACGCATCGGGATTGCACTTCGAATTGCCGAATCGTTGCGGAGATGACATTGCTTTACGCTTGATTCGCGAGAGTGAGAATCATGGAGCAGCGTGGTGTCGAAACAAGGGCATTGAGGAGGCCACCGGCGATCTGATAGCGTTCCTGGACTCGGATGACCGATGGCTGCCGGACAAGCTTGAACGCTGTATCGCAGCGTTTGGCCCCAAGCCTGCCGGGAACGAGGCGAAGGTGCTCTTCAGTAACGTCACGCTAACCGACGGGAGCCAGCGTATCCTGGGCAACCTCTCTCCCTATGATGGTCAGCCGATGCTTGATTTCATCCTGTTGGAGGGAGGCTATATTCAGACTTCATCGATCATGATGTGGCGTCATCAGTATCCGCTAATCAGTTTCGATGGATCGTTGCGTCGTCACCAGGATTGGGATTTTGCCATTCGAGCTGAAATGGCCGGCTGTGTATTTGTCTATTTACACGATGCACTGGTGGAATATGCTTTGGGAGAAAGTCCTGCGAGAATATCGAAGGCGACCAGTTGTGAGCCGAGTCTCGTGTTTTTTGAAAAATATAGCCGGTTGATGTCCAGGGGGCATGTTTCCTCATTTATCTTTAATGTTTTGATTTATAAGAAAATGAGTATTGCCTTGAGGTTTGCCATCATCGAGAGGATTTTATTGAGAGAGGTGGAGATTCCGCGCAAGGATTGGGCGTCGCTGTTTGTGCGGCTGGTTGTCGGAAGGGGAGGTGTGAATTTAATGAAGCAGTTGAGACGGATAATCCCGGGTCGAGATTATTCGACTTGA
- a CDS encoding HAD-IIIC family phosphatase: MRQFVRDLFYTSVADKQVNLPLPPTSLAIHSRKLNILLLGTCSVEMLAKRSANSGHNIRHILMGSRRHAPVPDAAPTDDVVVVNLTLRHILGEVTQTPEPVVDMVFSRLRSDDDARALLEGTREYISLKVAQVAAQITTAPIVFMSFFEPSFNYDGDLIDQFDMTSPGNLVREINRLLSDTVRKTNNCYFLDANEILNFIGRRHLQDDVLLSSSHASFINDWDFKLDANRLIAPKAIGNIVTYEVASREFTLTFLSRIETIVKVIEQRDPVKLIIVDLDDTMWRGVAAEGESVSLDQRIEGWPIGLAEALMFFKKRGGLLAICSKNEEAPTIERFNAIWRGAITMDDFACVRINWKPKSQNILEIIKEVNLLPGNCVFIDDNDRELSEVKAAIPAIRCLGGNHYDWRRIILRSSETQVTIVTEESSRRTELVRAISQREASADANNGASREEWLASLQLRQSFFLIKTPQSRHFDRAFELINKTNQFNTTGKRWERSEFETFINRGGYCVVSSLRDKLIDNGIISVCLINGEKIVQVVLSCRVFGLGAELVVGAIATRLALKAGSEVRAELVDTGRNATCHDYFKRLGFSQTAAGLYSRTANEFPSYIEIENLGAAEFPPVRI; the protein is encoded by the coding sequence ATGCGTCAATTTGTCCGCGATTTGTTTTACACGTCCGTCGCCGATAAACAGGTCAACTTACCGCTGCCGCCGACGTCGCTCGCGATCCATTCGCGCAAGCTCAATATATTGTTGCTCGGCACGTGTTCAGTAGAGATGCTCGCCAAGCGGAGCGCGAACTCTGGGCACAACATCCGACACATATTGATGGGCTCGAGACGCCACGCTCCAGTGCCGGATGCCGCGCCAACCGATGATGTCGTCGTCGTAAATCTCACGCTGCGCCACATCCTGGGCGAAGTGACGCAAACGCCTGAACCCGTAGTGGACATGGTTTTCTCACGGCTGCGTTCAGACGATGATGCTCGCGCGCTCCTGGAAGGAACACGTGAATATATCTCTCTGAAGGTGGCGCAGGTCGCTGCGCAGATAACGACGGCTCCGATTGTCTTCATGTCGTTTTTCGAGCCGAGCTTCAATTACGACGGTGATCTCATCGATCAATTCGATATGACATCGCCTGGGAATCTGGTACGCGAGATCAACCGGCTTTTGTCCGATACTGTGCGCAAGACGAATAATTGCTATTTTCTCGACGCCAACGAAATATTGAATTTCATCGGCCGCCGACACCTGCAGGACGATGTCCTGTTGAGCAGCTCTCATGCCTCGTTCATCAACGATTGGGACTTCAAGCTTGACGCGAATCGACTGATTGCGCCTAAAGCAATCGGAAACATCGTGACTTATGAGGTCGCGTCCCGCGAATTTACCCTCACGTTCCTGTCCCGGATAGAAACAATAGTCAAGGTCATCGAGCAGCGCGACCCGGTGAAGCTGATTATCGTCGACCTCGACGACACCATGTGGCGAGGCGTTGCTGCAGAAGGCGAGAGCGTGAGTCTGGATCAACGTATTGAAGGCTGGCCTATCGGTCTCGCCGAGGCGCTGATGTTCTTCAAGAAGCGCGGCGGCTTGCTGGCAATTTGCAGCAAGAATGAAGAGGCGCCCACCATTGAAAGATTCAACGCCATCTGGCGCGGCGCCATCACCATGGATGACTTCGCGTGCGTCCGAATCAATTGGAAACCCAAGTCGCAGAACATTCTTGAAATCATCAAGGAGGTCAATCTGCTTCCGGGCAACTGTGTCTTTATCGACGACAACGACCGTGAGTTGTCGGAGGTGAAAGCGGCGATCCCTGCCATTCGCTGCCTGGGTGGCAATCATTACGACTGGCGGCGAATCATTCTGCGATCGTCCGAAACGCAGGTCACAATCGTCACCGAGGAGTCGTCGCGCCGCACAGAACTCGTGCGCGCGATCTCGCAGCGCGAAGCCAGCGCCGACGCCAACAATGGTGCTTCACGGGAGGAGTGGCTAGCTTCGCTACAACTTCGCCAGTCATTCTTCTTGATCAAGACGCCACAATCCAGGCACTTTGATCGCGCGTTCGAACTGATCAACAAGACAAATCAATTCAACACGACAGGGAAAAGATGGGAGCGGTCGGAGTTTGAGACGTTCATAAACCGCGGCGGGTATTGCGTGGTCTCTTCCCTGCGGGACAAGTTGATCGACAACGGCATCATTTCCGTTTGCCTGATCAACGGCGAGAAGATCGTCCAGGTCGTCCTGTCGTGCCGCGTGTTCGGGCTTGGCGCTGAACTGGTCGTCGGGGCGATCGCGACGCGGTTGGCGCTGAAGGCGGGCTCTGAGGTGCGCGCCGAGCTAGTCGATACCGGAAGGAATGCGACCTGCCACGACTATTTCAAACGGCTTGGGTTCTCCCAAACGGCGGCGGGTTTGTACTCGCGCACCGCGAACGAGTTTCCGTCCTACATCGAGATTGAGAACCTGGGCGCGGCCGAGTTTCCTCCTGTGCGGATTTAG
- a CDS encoding acyltransferase family protein, translating into MISPTSPFPVFAAVLLALATARVLIWRFGTSSAVGRFATIDGLRGYLAFFVFLHHSCIWYFYLKTSQFDSPPSNFMANIGRASVSLFFMITGFLFSTKIINDKEKGVDWVKLYVSRVLRLTPLYLFAMLLLFVSVACMSGFTLAQSPLTLVVNALRWIGFSSFGEPDLNGVEGTKLILSGVPWTLAYEWGFYLCLPLLAVAIGAIPSFAVLIIGFVGVLDLVHFHAESRFLAPFLGGIIAALLCRHAWFRNLSQKSFVSLIAIAAIIVAITLFPTTYARIPLALLSLSFAVIAGGATLFGTLTSRLSRMLGELAYSIYLLHGFILFALFNLVIGRQGARTFTPLEHWFTILLTTPVLILVSYTTFRLIEKPAMEYTESVSKWVRQAIFTKRGALEESL; encoded by the coding sequence ATGATAAGCCCGACTAGTCCCTTCCCAGTTTTTGCCGCGGTACTCCTTGCGCTTGCTACTGCCAGGGTTTTGATCTGGCGATTCGGCACCTCCAGCGCTGTAGGGCGCTTTGCAACGATTGACGGATTGAGAGGTTACCTGGCTTTTTTCGTTTTTCTGCATCATTCCTGCATATGGTACTTCTACTTAAAGACCTCTCAGTTTGACTCTCCCCCATCGAATTTCATGGCAAATATCGGACGAGCAAGCGTGTCGCTGTTTTTCATGATTACCGGATTTTTGTTTTCGACAAAAATAATCAATGACAAAGAGAAAGGGGTTGACTGGGTCAAGCTTTACGTCTCCCGAGTCCTGCGGCTGACGCCGTTGTATCTGTTCGCCATGCTGCTTCTCTTCGTCTCCGTTGCTTGCATGTCAGGTTTCACGCTAGCGCAATCTCCTTTGACGCTGGTGGTAAATGCATTGAGATGGATAGGTTTTTCCAGTTTTGGTGAGCCGGATCTAAACGGGGTAGAGGGCACGAAGCTCATTCTATCGGGCGTACCGTGGACACTCGCCTATGAATGGGGATTCTATCTTTGCCTCCCGCTCCTCGCAGTCGCGATCGGAGCGATTCCATCATTTGCGGTATTGATAATCGGATTTGTTGGCGTGCTTGACCTTGTTCACTTTCACGCAGAATCAAGATTTCTGGCGCCGTTTCTTGGAGGGATCATTGCGGCACTTCTTTGTCGCCATGCTTGGTTCCGCAACCTTTCTCAAAAGAGCTTTGTTTCGCTCATTGCCATTGCCGCGATCATCGTGGCGATCACCTTGTTTCCAACGACGTACGCGCGGATCCCGTTAGCGCTCCTTTCGCTGAGTTTTGCAGTGATTGCGGGTGGCGCGACCTTGTTCGGCACGCTAACCAGTCGGCTGTCCCGCATGCTGGGGGAGCTCGCTTACAGCATCTATCTCCTGCACGGGTTCATTCTGTTTGCGCTCTTCAATCTTGTCATTGGAAGGCAAGGCGCGAGAACGTTCACCCCTCTGGAGCACTGGTTCACGATCCTGCTGACCACCCCCGTCTTGATTCTGGTTAGCTATACGACCTTTCGATTGATCGAAAAGCCTGCCATGGAGTACACCGAAAGTGTTAGCAAGTGGGTGCGCCAGGCAATATTTACGAAGCGCGGTGCTTTGGAAGAGTCGCTTTGA
- a CDS encoding GtrA family protein — translation MSSATASMSLSRTRLVFWYATFAALSIGANLGSQSIAFHLYQGMYAVPLSVCIGTGVGLVVKYLLDKAWIFRYEHQSVAHGVRTFSMYVAMGVGTTLVFWSVEFAANALFHGEIGRLAGGGLGLVIGYFTKYQLDKRFVFA, via the coding sequence ATGAGCAGCGCTACCGCCAGTATGTCGCTCAGTCGAACGCGGCTCGTATTCTGGTACGCGACGTTCGCCGCCCTATCAATCGGCGCGAATCTCGGCAGTCAGAGCATCGCCTTTCACCTGTACCAAGGGATGTATGCGGTGCCACTTTCAGTGTGCATAGGCACAGGCGTCGGACTTGTCGTCAAATATCTGCTCGACAAGGCCTGGATATTTCGCTACGAGCACCAAAGCGTTGCACACGGCGTGCGCACATTCAGCATGTACGTCGCGATGGGGGTCGGCACAACGCTCGTTTTCTGGTCCGTCGAATTCGCCGCAAATGCGCTCTTTCATGGCGAAATCGGCCGGCTCGCCGGTGGTGGACTCGGTTTGGTGATCGGCTATTTTACGAAGTACCAGTTGGATAAGCGCTTTGTGTTTGCTTGA
- the groES gene encoding co-chaperone GroES, producing MNLRPLHDRVIVKRLDQETKTASGIVIPDAAAEKPDQGEVLAIGPGKRDDKGALIALDVKVGDRVLFGKYAGQTVKVDGNELLVMREEDIMAVVNK from the coding sequence ATGAACCTTCGTCCTTTGCATGATCGCGTGATCGTCAAGCGCCTGGATCAAGAAACCAAGACCGCTTCGGGCATCGTGATCCCGGACGCAGCGGCAGAAAAGCCGGATCAAGGCGAAGTCCTGGCCATCGGCCCGGGCAAGCGTGACGACAAGGGTGCCCTGATCGCGCTCGACGTGAAGGTCGGCGATCGCGTCCTGTTCGGCAAGTACGCTGGTCAGACCGTCAAGGTCGATGGCAACGAACTGCTCGTGATGCGCGAAGAAGACATCATGGCCGTGGTGAACAAGTAA
- the groL gene encoding chaperonin GroEL (60 kDa chaperone family; promotes refolding of misfolded polypeptides especially under stressful conditions; forms two stacked rings of heptamers to form a barrel-shaped 14mer; ends can be capped by GroES; misfolded proteins enter the barrel where they are refolded when GroES binds): MAAKDVVFGDSARSKMVEGVNILANAVKVTLGPKGRNVVLERSFGGPTVTKDGVSVAKEIELKDKLQNMGAQMVKEVASKTSDNAGDGTTTATVLAQSIVREGMKYVASGMNPMDLKRGIDKAVAAAIEELRKVSKPCTTNKEIAQVGSISANSDTSIGDRIAEAMDKVGKEGVITVEDGKSLQDELEVVEGMQFDRGYLSPYFINNPDKQVAVLESPFVLLFDKKISNIRDLLPVLEQVAKAGRPLLIIAEDVEGEALATLVVNNIRGILKTVAVKAPGFGDRRKAMLEDIAILTGGQVIAEETGLTLEKATLAELGQAKRIEVGKENTTIIDGAGEGSTIEARVKQIRTQIEEATSDYDREKLQERVAKLAGGVAVIKVGAATEIEMKEKKARVEDALHATRAAVEEGIVPGGGVALIRARTAIANVKGANADQDAGIKIVLRAMEEPLRQIVTNGGEEASVVVAAVAAGQGNYGYNAATGEYVDMVEAGVVDPTKVTRTALQNAASVAGLLLTTDAAVAEVPKEDAPMGGGMPGGMGGMGMDM, encoded by the coding sequence ATGGCAGCTAAAGACGTCGTGTTCGGCGATTCCGCCCGTTCCAAGATGGTTGAAGGCGTGAACATTCTCGCCAACGCAGTGAAGGTCACGCTGGGTCCGAAGGGCCGCAACGTGGTCCTCGAGCGCTCGTTCGGCGGCCCGACGGTCACCAAGGACGGTGTTTCGGTCGCAAAGGAAATCGAGCTGAAGGACAAGCTCCAGAACATGGGCGCGCAAATGGTCAAGGAAGTCGCTTCCAAGACCAGCGACAACGCCGGTGACGGCACGACGACGGCTACGGTTCTGGCACAGTCGATCGTCCGTGAAGGCATGAAGTACGTCGCATCGGGCATGAACCCGATGGACCTGAAGCGCGGCATCGACAAGGCCGTCGCAGCAGCGATCGAAGAACTGCGCAAGGTCAGCAAGCCCTGCACGACCAACAAGGAAATCGCTCAAGTCGGCTCGATCTCGGCAAACAGCGACACGTCGATCGGCGACCGTATCGCTGAAGCGATGGACAAGGTTGGCAAGGAAGGCGTCATCACCGTCGAAGACGGCAAGTCGCTGCAAGACGAACTCGAAGTCGTCGAAGGTATGCAGTTCGACCGCGGCTACCTCTCGCCGTACTTCATCAACAACCCGGACAAGCAAGTCGCCGTGCTGGAAAGCCCGTTCGTCCTGCTGTTCGACAAGAAGATCTCGAACATCCGTGATCTGCTGCCGGTTCTGGAACAAGTCGCGAAGGCTGGCCGTCCGCTGCTGATCATCGCTGAAGACGTCGAAGGCGAAGCTCTGGCAACGCTGGTCGTCAACAACATCCGCGGCATCCTGAAGACCGTTGCTGTCAAGGCTCCGGGCTTCGGCGACCGTCGCAAGGCCATGCTGGAAGACATCGCGATCCTGACCGGCGGTCAAGTCATCGCGGAAGAAACCGGCCTCACGCTCGAAAAGGCAACGCTGGCCGAACTCGGCCAAGCCAAGCGCATCGAAGTGGGCAAGGAAAACACGACGATCATCGACGGCGCTGGCGAAGGTTCGACCATCGAAGCCCGCGTGAAGCAAATCCGCACGCAGATCGAAGAAGCAACGTCGGACTACGACCGTGAAAAGCTGCAAGAGCGCGTTGCCAAGCTGGCAGGCGGCGTGGCAGTGATCAAGGTCGGCGCTGCGACCGAAATCGAAATGAAGGAAAAGAAGGCACGCGTGGAAGACGCGCTGCACGCAACCCGCGCTGCCGTTGAAGAAGGCATCGTCCCGGGCGGCGGCGTCGCGCTGATCCGTGCACGTACGGCTATCGCCAACGTAAAGGGCGCCAACGCTGACCAGGACGCTGGTATCAAGATCGTCCTGCGCGCGATGGAAGAGCCGCTGCGCCAGATCGTCACGAACGGCGGCGAAGAAGCCTCGGTGGTCGTGGCAGCGGTTGCGGCCGGCCAAGGCAACTACGGCTACAACGCAGCGACGGGCGAGTACGTCGACATGGTTGAAGCCGGCGTGGTCGACCCGACGAAGGTCACGCGCACCGCGCTGCAAAACGCAGCATCGGTTGCTGGCCTGCTCCTGACGACGGACGCAGCCGTTGCTGAAGTGCCGAAGGAAGATGCTCCGATGGGCGGCGGTATGCCCGGCGGCATGGGCGGCATGGGCATGGACATGTAA
- a CDS encoding hydroxymethylpyrimidine/phosphomethylpyrimidine kinase, producing MPSDTPPIVLTFGLSDPTGGGGLQADLLTLASMGCHGVTALTGYTVRDSAGCDEVTGLDPETVATQARMLLEDMPIAAFKVGAGARAEVVSAIAEVVADYDDLPLILAPDFTLDDEHVLAADELREAMADLLVPQTTLLVADSATLIALAQPDGDAEAPSVDAAIAHLLATGCEYILAMETGTHRVVNTLYCEDGQLRQDLWDRSTQPMMGVTDTLGAAIAALLANGQEPPEAVREAQEYVYQAVQNAFRPGMGAWLPDRFFWARSNDTDADEASPGEAKE from the coding sequence ATGCCCAGCGACACCCCTCCCATCGTCCTCACCTTCGGCCTTTCCGACCCGACAGGCGGCGGCGGACTGCAAGCCGACCTGCTCACGCTCGCCAGCATGGGTTGCCACGGCGTCACCGCGCTGACCGGCTATACCGTGCGCGACTCCGCGGGCTGCGACGAAGTGACCGGGCTCGATCCGGAAACCGTCGCCACCCAGGCGCGCATGCTGCTCGAAGACATGCCGATCGCGGCGTTCAAGGTGGGCGCGGGCGCGCGCGCCGAGGTCGTGAGCGCGATCGCTGAAGTCGTCGCCGATTACGACGACTTGCCGCTCATCCTTGCTCCCGACTTCACGCTCGACGACGAGCACGTACTCGCCGCCGACGAACTACGCGAAGCCATGGCCGACCTGCTCGTGCCGCAAACCACGCTGCTCGTGGCTGACTCCGCCACGCTGATCGCGCTCGCGCAGCCGGACGGCGACGCGGAAGCGCCCAGCGTCGATGCGGCCATCGCGCACCTGCTAGCCACCGGCTGCGAGTACATCCTGGCGATGGAAACGGGCACGCATCGCGTGGTCAACACGCTGTATTGCGAAGACGGCCAGCTGCGCCAGGACCTTTGGGACCGCTCCACGCAACCGATGATGGGTGTGACCGACACACTCGGTGCCGCCATCGCCGCGCTGCTCGCGAACGGCCAGGAGCCGCCCGAGGCCGTGCGCGAGGCGCAGGAGTACGTATACCAGGCCGTGCAGAACGCGTTCCGGCCGGGCATGGGTGCCTGGCTGCCAGATCGGTTCTTCTGGGCGCGTAGCAACGACACGGACGCGGACGAAGCCTCTCCCGGGGAAGCGAAGGAATAA
- a CDS encoding rubredoxin produces the protein MEYRSWMCLICGWIYDEEAGLPDEGIAPGTRWEDVPINWTCPECGARKEDFEMVQI, from the coding sequence ATGGAATATAGAAGCTGGATGTGCCTGATCTGCGGCTGGATTTACGATGAAGAAGCCGGTTTGCCAGACGAAGGCATTGCCCCCGGCACGCGCTGGGAGGATGTCCCGATCAACTGGACCTGCCCCGAGTGCGGTGCGCGCAAGGAAGACTTCGAGATGGTCCAGATCTGA
- a CDS encoding YqgE/AlgH family protein — protein sequence MSKSNDRINLTNQFLIAMPNMADPTFSGTVVYLCDHSERGALGLVINRPTDIDLEALFSRIDLKLEIEPLLHVPVYFGGPVQTERGFVLHAPAEGTSYTSSMSVPGGLEMTTSKDVLEAVANGSGPERFLLTLGHAGWGAGQLEDEISKNGWLTVEADPKIVFDVPAEERFEAALALLGISSTMLSGEAGHA from the coding sequence ATGTCCAAGAGTAACGATCGCATCAATCTGACCAACCAGTTCCTGATCGCCATGCCAAACATGGCGGACCCCACGTTTTCAGGAACTGTGGTCTACCTTTGCGATCATTCGGAGCGCGGCGCGCTCGGTCTCGTCATCAATCGGCCCACCGACATCGATCTCGAGGCGCTCTTTTCCCGCATCGACCTGAAGCTCGAAATCGAACCGCTCCTGCATGTGCCCGTGTATTTCGGCGGCCCGGTGCAGACGGAGCGCGGCTTCGTGCTGCACGCGCCCGCCGAGGGCACGAGCTATACGTCTTCCATGTCGGTGCCGGGCGGCCTTGAAATGACCACGTCGAAGGACGTGCTCGAAGCCGTCGCCAACGGCAGCGGCCCAGAACGCTTCCTCCTCACGCTCGGCCATGCCGGCTGGGGTGCGGGCCAGCTCGAGGACGAAATCTCGAAGAACGGCTGGCTCACGGTCGAGGCCGACCCGAAGATCGTATTCGACGTGCCCGCCGAAGAGCGCTTCGAAGCGGCACTCGCGCTGCTCGGCATTTCCTCGACGATGCTCTCGGGCGAGGCGGGCCACGCATGA
- the ruvX gene encoding Holliday junction resolvase RuvX, whose product MSVAAGRGAGEATLLAFDYGEKRIGVALGNALTRSARALTVIPNKSRDYRFEAIGELLREWQPDLLVVGLPCHPDGTPHFMTQHAKRFGNQLNGRFGLRVVWVDERYSSVDAEARLRERGERVEHVDAEAASVILQQYLDELPL is encoded by the coding sequence ATGAGCGTGGCCGCTGGGCGAGGGGCCGGCGAGGCGACCTTGCTTGCGTTCGACTATGGCGAAAAGCGCATCGGCGTCGCGCTCGGCAATGCGCTCACGCGCAGCGCCCGGGCGCTCACCGTCATTCCAAACAAGAGTCGCGACTACCGCTTCGAAGCGATAGGCGAGTTGCTGCGCGAATGGCAGCCCGATCTGCTCGTGGTCGGCCTGCCGTGCCATCCGGACGGCACGCCGCACTTCATGACGCAGCACGCAAAGCGCTTTGGCAACCAGCTCAACGGCCGTTTCGGTCTGCGGGTGGTATGGGTGGACGAGCGCTATTCGTCCGTCGACGCCGAAGCGCGTCTGCGCGAGCGCGGCGAACGCGTCGAACATGTCGACGCCGAAGCGGCCTCCGTGATTCTCCAGCAGTACCTCGACGAACTCCCGCTCTAA
- the pyrR gene encoding bifunctional pyr operon transcriptional regulator/uracil phosphoribosyltransferase PyrR: protein MIIPDAEALYCALLDEIRAAYHADAFDAPGGVAIVGIHSGGAWIAERLAHDVGALEWGVLNVALHRDDYAKKGLHSKASPTALPFAVEGRHILLVDDVLFTGRTVRAALNELYDYGRPASVELAVLAERGGRELPVTARFTGGAVSVGARETLVLAHSADGRFAFYVEPGSGA from the coding sequence ATGATCATTCCCGACGCTGAAGCGCTGTATTGCGCCCTTCTCGACGAGATCCGCGCGGCGTATCACGCCGATGCGTTCGACGCGCCCGGCGGCGTGGCGATCGTCGGCATTCATAGCGGCGGCGCGTGGATCGCCGAGCGGCTCGCACATGACGTCGGGGCGCTCGAATGGGGCGTGCTCAACGTTGCGCTGCACCGCGACGATTATGCGAAGAAAGGCCTGCACAGCAAGGCTAGCCCGACGGCGCTGCCCTTCGCGGTGGAAGGCCGCCACATTCTGCTCGTCGACGACGTGCTTTTCACGGGCCGCACCGTACGCGCTGCGCTCAACGAACTCTATGACTACGGGCGGCCGGCCTCTGTCGAACTCGCGGTGCTCGCCGAACGCGGCGGGCGCGAACTGCCGGTGACTGCGCGTTTTACCGGCGGCGCGGTGAGCGTCGGTGCACGCGAAACGCTTGTGCTCGCACACAGCGCCGATGGCCGCTTCGCCTTTTACGTCGAGCCGGGCAGCGGCGCCTGA